The genome window GGTCCGGTCACAGAACCACCTCAGCTCAGCCTCGGacttttctctttaatttttctACGTCCTTTATTTCAGCCACGGTGCAAAACAGCAGTCTGGAGCCGCCTCCGAGCGTCCCTTCCGAAAGCGGGCAGGCAGTGCTTCGCTAGGACCTTCCaaaacccgggggggggggaagcaggggcgggaaaactttaaagaaaaaattaatcCTTTACCAGTGTTCAAAATAAGTCCCCCCACTCGGGgcctagcccccccccccgacacacacaccctACCAGGCGTGGGGCTCGGCCACGCGGCGAGCGGTGGCCCGCGGGGCTAGTGGGGGGACCAGCCGGACTCCATCGGCGCCGGAGCCGCGGGGGTTCCCTTCCCTCAGGCGCGGCGCGGGCCGcgagcctgcccctcccccaccccctgccgaggcgGGGCGGCAGTTCTGAGGGGTCGCCGGTGTGGCGCGAGTCCCgcgggggcggcggcgggggcggTTGGGAGGGCGCGGGGGGGGGTCCGAAGCAGCAGCTGACCGGAGCCTGTCTCGGAATGGGTGGGGGCTTCACCCAGGAGCCTTGACGTAACCTAGAGGGACCGCGCGCCCCGCTTCTTAAGGAGCGGCGGGAGCCGCCACAAGCCCGGGCAGCGACAGGAGCTGGGGGCCACCGGGCGGGAGTCGGACGCGGCAGCTGGCGGAGGTAAGGCGGGGCTCGGGGCAGCCGGCGCGGGACAGGCTCCAgcaccccggacagcgcccagcCGGGCCGGGCTGAGCTCGGGCGGCGCGCGCCGGAGGGGACGGGAGCCCCGGGGCGCTGCGGACGCCGGGCTCCGGGGCGTTCCCCGCTGGAGGCTAGCGGGGCCGGGGGAGGCGCGGGGCTGCCCTGACGCCTCCCCTCCAGCTCGGCGCTGCGGGGCGGTGCCGCGGCTGCAAACACGCCCGGAAGCCCGGCGAGCGGCACCCGGGCTCCCCCGGTGTGGGACGGGCAGCCCCGCAAAAGCGCGGCACCGAGAGCTCCGCCGGGACAGGGGGCTGCTGTTCACAGCTTTACCGCCACCCCCCTCCCTTCGCCCCCCGGGGGACGGGAAATATGGGACAAATCCTGCCGCGGAAGCAACTCGTTGCCCCGGGGCAGGACGTCTGCCCTTGGCCCGCTCTCAGAGCGCCCTTGGTGTTCGCGTGCTCGGCGTTATGGTAAAGGGGACACGCGCGGGACACCCCCGTGCGCGCCCCGCTCCGCGCCCCGCCCCGCCACCTGCAGCTCGCGACGCTCCAGAGCTGGGTGTTTGTCCCATCGCCACCCCGGGGGCCGGTACAGACTGTTTAGATTTATTGACCTCGGGCTCTGGGGTCTTCAAATGTTGAACTATTACAAAAGGCGACTGCAGTGGAGACAGCCACCACTGCTGGCCCGACATCTTTACTGTATAGGTCGATAGGAACCGTTTGAGCAGCACTGTTTGACCATTCATGGGAAAATAAACACACCAATGAAAAGTTGCAGTCTCCCTACTACTCAACTTGCATATAACTCTTGTTACTTGGCTGACAAGTCAATACTCAACCCCTTTGCTGTTTATGGAGAAGGCAGAGTACTCTGCTCTTGAGGCAAAGACCCTCTTCATTATAtggtgtacagcacctagcacaatgggtccccaaTCCCTcattggggcctctgggtgctacttcAGTACAAGTAAATGCATACTCTGGATAGAAGCCAGAACAAGAGATCACCTCATATATATCTTTAACTCCAAAGGGCCAAAAGAGCAATTACTCTGGGgacagctttgagcaggggatttcctgctttgagcagggggttggactagatgacttcctgaggttccttccaaccctgatattttatgacaGGCAGCTTAACTGGAGTTAAGCTGCAATAGCTATGGGGATTTATGCTACTATAACATTTGGCCCCAAATCTTTCCATTTTGGAAGAGGACATCTTCTCCTGATGAAAGCATCTAGTTCCTCAATAAGATGTAGCTACCAGCAGACTTTGTCAAGAGAGTATTTGGTAAATATTTCCCTGTCATCACTAGGGATTGTTttctcaatattttcattttatgagATTTTATTAAGTGTATTTGTTATGTTCAGTGTCTAGCCTGATAAAAGAATTGTGATCCTTCTACCTGAACCATATGATATGGATGCTATAAGTTAATAGGCTGAAATATATAGCAAAAATCACTTTCTCTTCCTAAAagttttctaaatttaaaaataatggaagAATTTGAAAGAAAGTCCTAGAGGTTGCAAACAGCGTGTTTCGGGTGGCGGGTAATCAGAACTCCATGTAAAGACTCGACTTCAGGGAATTTTCCTCCAGTTatttttagagctggttgaaattttccatgaacatttctGAAAACTTGTAAAAATATTCACCCTTTTTTCCAAACAAATGAAGCTACTAAGACTCATATCTCTTAGTTTTACATCCATCATCTGGATGGGTCTGGCTTTTGGGAATAGATTAAAGCCTTTTGCCTCTAAGTCACCAATTAAAATTAGCCCAGGGTGGTAGTGACCAAAGAGGTATCAACTTCATAAAACTACCATCACTGTGGTGTGAGCTGGCCTGGCACTTCATTGAGGGCAGGGTTTCTTACAGCTGTAGGGCAGTGTGGGAAAGCTTGTGTTGCCCTTTTTCTGTTGATAAAATGTAGGACTTCAGATCCAGGGTTGTCAAGCTAGAGTTTTTTATGGGCACCTAATTCACTTTATAAATTGCTGTAAATCTCTAAAATGTTAAGTCTCATTAGGGTGTAAAtaccccttctcctctcccccccacatcctCCTGTACCCAAACCAAGTAGCAGGGCTGAATGCTGGGGAGGAATCTTACTCCCAAGACATGGAACTTCTCCTAAGAGGTCCTTAGCAGACTCCCTCCAATGGAGGCAGATGTTCTTGCCCTGCACCCTGCTGAGGCTAAAGctgcatgctaggcagggagtgTATATCCCCCTGCATGACCAGTCCTGATTCCATCCATTCGCCTTGCACAGCAGAACAGCACTGTTTATATTGCCCAGGGACCCTCTGTGCCCTCAAAGGCATGGAAGAGGCCTAGCTATACAAAGCTATGCTGTACCTAGATATAGTTTCAGAAGTTAGCTTTGGCTCCCTGAAATAAAATATCCAATTGTTCCCTACAGCAATCTGGGCAAGTGACGTAACTAGCTGCAATACTTGGAAAGGCAGCTTTGGTCACCCATTCAAAAAAGCATTTATGGACTATTTCATGGCCAAAGTCTGAGATAGAAATGTTGACCTCTAGCAGCATGATCAACTCACAGTAGAAGTTATAaggatttttctttttggtaaactGTTATCACCTAATACAGGAGCAAGAGCATTTAGTGGATAAAATTCACTAGAGTGGTGATCTTGTGGTGACAGCTAATGGGAAGGTCAGATTTCAGAATTTTCTCTTTGTAGCCTATAAACAAGTATCAAGTAAACAagtaaatttcatgattctaGCTCAACAGGAGAGTGTCACTGAGTCATCTGTTACAAGGGTGTGTATTTAATGTGACGTGCACACTTCATTCCAGAGCCTTTCCAAAattaatatatacacacagttaTACATTATTCTGGAAATGTTCTGAAAGAAATATACTATGTAAAATAGTCCTATTGAAGGGGATGTTCTTGGCCAATTTATATCAGGGGACAAACTGCTGTTTTAGATAAGAAGAAATCTTGAATGAGTTTAGCGGATTTAGCCTTTGGGTAATAAACTTGGATGTTTATATCAAATGTAATGGAATTGAATTAACAAATAAAGTACAAACCaggcttaaggccagaagggaccaatgctatcatctaggccaaccccctaaCACAGATAACACAGGCTGTAGGATTTGATTTCACCCATCCCATTCCTTCATTTAGCCCAGCAACATATGAAGGTTAGATGATTTTTCaacttcttttgtttttgtgaagTTTCAGTGACACAATGGATCCTGGGAACAGAGGAAGAATTCACTCCAATGTGAGACTTATCTGCTGTCTGTTAATCATGGGAGTGTTTTGTGTGACTCCTTTCTTCTGCCAGAGCCAAAATGATCCACTGGCCCTTGGCCGAGCTGATCCCCAGTGCTGGGCGTTCTCCACAGCTGCCTTGCTGGAGATGAGGAAGCCACATATTTCTGAGTCTGTCAATGGTTTTTGGGACTTTATGATCTTCCTGAAGTCATCAGAGAACTTGAAGCATGGGGCTCTGTTCTGGGACCTGGCTCAGCTCTTCTGGGATATCTATGTAGACTGTGTGCTCTCCAGAACCCATGGCCTAGGGAGGAGGCAATTGGCAGAGGCTGAACAGAAAATCATAGCTCTGCATTCTCAGCTCACAGAGAGAAAGCAAGGTTATTACTTCTCTATCCAATACATGTACACCTTGTGGTGGAGAAACAGCAGTAGTGTACATAAAAATCAGACACCAGTAGAGAAACAAGTTTAAATTGGAGAGTGAGAACCAAGCAAGAGTACGATTAGCATTAAAACAACTgagtgcttggtgctgtacaagtCAAAGATTAATATGTTCAATAAAGAAGCTTAATCATGCTCAAAAACTTCTGCATGGGAGTTTTGGCTGAGAAACAGCTGCAGATCAGGCCCATATATGATTGACTTTTCCCACAGGGATCATAAGAGGAGGTAGAAGTGAACCACTTGAAACATGTATGGGTACAGGTAGGGAAGATAGATTAGTAACCAAACACATGAAGATATACTGCCTCATTAACAGTGTTACTGGGTAATGCGTGGTCTAGGCCAGCCTTACTCATATGCAGCAGTATCCTACTCCTTGAGTAGTCCAGCTGGAACCATTGTGGAGTATGATACTAAACATGAGCACAATGAATTAATGTATTACTGAATTAATTCATGAATTAATGAATTACTGTGAGTAAAGTTTTCAGCCACTAGCTGTCTCCAAGTTGCAGCCAGGGTCTGGTTACTGGTAGATCATGCAGGTAAAGCTGGGAATCAGGCTGTGTAGGGGCTGTTAGTGTGCAcagattcttttaaaatacatactTTCTGCTTAAAACTGATACCATACATCATGACACTAGGTAGGATGAAGAGATTTTTAGACACAGTCCAGTGCACACACACTCTTAAAAAAGGAGGGATATTTTACTTCTGTTCTTACTGCTACTCTGTTTTGTGAGTTGTAATCAGTCCATCTAATTTCTTAATGCTGTAGTGGTCAGCTGGTAGTGGTCAGACTGCTACAGTGACAgcctaatttttgttgttgtagaaCTATCTAAGCTCTCATCCAAGGTCTTGTAGCATCTTAAAACCAGATTGTTCATATCTGCCTTGCTTAGTCAGTGAAACCAAAAGTCAATTGCTAGAAGGAGATTGCTATCTGCAAATGATATGAGGAATTGAATCGCCACTTCTTAAGCATAACAAATTGTGCAAGCCTGATTCTTTAGTTTGAGCTGAACTATTAGCATTTGAATGATTTCATGGACCAATTCTGGGTCTAGATGGGAGAGCCAAGGCAACTTTCAGTGGGTTACTTTGAATATAAAACAATATTCCAAGTTTCTCCCTTCATACTTCTATTGTATCTTTTCAGACTCAGTTGCTACAAACTGAAATGGTCCTGGTCTtaccttttgaaaatatttaatgatGGCTTACACTGTTTAAACCTAACATACAACAATATGTAATATCTGAAGCAGCCTCGGAGCCTTAGTCACAGGAATATTTAGGATACCCCACTATAGTGGTATTAGTCAAACTAGGCAAAACCCTGAATCAATGCAGCTCAGCTCTCAGGCCCGCTGGCTAGAGAAAGTGGGCTGGGAGGCTGCAGACcagagttctagtcccagttctgccatgaatctgctgtgtgaccttgggtaagtcacttcacagtgcctcagtttccccagctagaAAGTGGGACTAATGCTACCTCCTTAATAACATGCCTGGAGGTGTAGGGGTCAAGAGAGCTAGGTATTATCAGCACATCTGATTTTGGTACCAAAAGGTAAGTCTCATCAGTTTCACTAATTATATCAATATATCTGTTTATCATTAGTAGCGAATACTAGAGAGTGGGCTTTTATGCAATGAAGGACTAACTAAAGCTCTTCTAAGAGCTGTAGAAATATATAGCTCCACTTAGCACTGTTCTCTTATACATCTCAAAGTGGAGAAAACATTATCTGtatttcacagatagggaaacttaGGTGCAGAAAGGTTGAGTGTCTTGCCCAGGGTCATGTCACACGTCAGTGACAGAACTAAGCATAACACTCAGGTACCCAAATCACATTTCCATGTCCTGTTTGCTATGCCATACTGCCTCCTGATGGTGAATCCTCAGGGTAGAGTCAGTCTAAAAGGTGCTTTTTAATAAGCACCTTAAAGTTCAATATCAGTTACAGAAAAAAAGCCATCACTTTCCACATCAAATATATCAAATGATATGATAAATAATTCATACCCACTGAAGTACTAGTTGACCAAGCTACAACGTTAGCATATTGCTTGCCTTTAAGGAATTATTAATTAAGCTTTAAGCTGAATCCCTTAAGAGTCCTTCAAACAAACACTGTTTTTTACATTGCCTAACTACTGAAATCACACCAACTCTCacatttttctctcctcccccatgaaACCAGAGTGGCTTGTTGGTAAGGGTTTCACATAGCATATCTGATATGGTATGATCTTACATATAGATATATTATAGGGAACTATTTTACAAGCCCTGTAAAAATCAGACAATGAAATGTCCAACAGAATCAGCCCTCAGGGCTCCCTTCAGGTTTTCACTTAATTTGCCTCTGCTTTCACCAGTGGCTCTGTAAAAGGAATACTCTCAAATGAGGTGCTTATTCTGTCTCCAAAGTTCCAAGGCAAACATGCTTCATGCACAAGTCCAGAGATGGCCTTTCATAGCCCTACAAATTCAACATGCActggctttctttctttctcacacTATTGCATGAGGTCAGATTCTACCTCCACTATCCACCTGTGCAACTCCCACAGTGAGTTTGTACAGGTGTAACTAATTAAACCTGTAATTAGATTTTTAGCATGCAATCCTGCTGACTATGCACAAGAGAAGGAAAATAATCAAGCTTGTTCTCtcttagctgtgttggctctgcagggctaacaggagtgAAATGCAGTAAAAGCTTACTTATGTCCCTAAAATAAGCAGCTATGATTGTAATAAACATAGGGAGCAGGTCTGTTGCTATTTTtacctagagagacaaggtaggtgagataatatcttctattggaccaatttcttttGGTTCAATTTCTTCTTCAGGTATGGGATATGTACTCAGTGTCACACTAAATACAAGGtacaacagattgtttagcataaatagttaacacatgTTCTAAGTGACCATTCAAGGTAAGGTGGTCCATTAATACCTTTACACTCATAGGACAAAAAacagggggttagtgggttacagattgttgcaagTGTCTTTATTTAGACCATGACTTTTAGCATCTAGCAAAGTTAtcaatttaagctcccagacttgtTTTTGAAGGTCTTGTGCatgttttctttgaggatgaggactgaaagGCCAGATATGGAGTGGTCGTTTTGTGAAACGTGTTTGCCCATGGGTgatagtgtttttgtcttttattgtttttctgtgtgaattcagTTGAGAGCAT of Natator depressus isolate rNatDep1 chromosome 11, rNatDep2.hap1, whole genome shotgun sequence contains these proteins:
- the FAM237A gene encoding protein FAM237A, yielding MDPGNRGRIHSNVRLICCLLIMGVFCVTPFFCQSQNDPLALGRADPQCWAFSTAALLEMRKPHISESVNGFWDFMIFLKSSENLKHGALFWDLAQLFWDIYVDCVLSRTHGLGRRQLAEAEQKIIALHSQLTERKQGTFAHNQRTRVLNKKELIEDLISIHVHKSGSALLRRVIGGG